One window of the Haemorhous mexicanus isolate bHaeMex1 chromosome 15, bHaeMex1.pri, whole genome shotgun sequence genome contains the following:
- the STING1 gene encoding stimulator of interferon genes protein isoform X1, translating into MPCVGELWHSTGCPLLPELLSFSLFCALFCAAPPALQKPGCVAVRGGGSGCVSVAASGRSPSCPGGSAELGNCSAGNSGLAAGNCSDVPGAAAAAAALCPEDPAGPRRAGAARRVRAAGALCRGSAPRRAAPRAHRPQPRLPLRHPADRGAAQGRLLPGRGDLPPRHQKPSAVEMSEMFERSKQNVAHGLAWSFYVGYLKIVLPRLKKSMEEFSRANPNLPACRKTWKLHILVPLSCDIYDDLEKADSNIQYVTELTETTLARAGIKKRVYKHSLYAITDEENQLWHCAVEYATPLQTLYAMSQDECAAFSREERLEQAKLFYRTLEEILKGSKECADTYRLIAYEEPEEAETHFLSREIVWHLRQEHHEEIAMLEGSHPPSPSTALDSAELNLQISVSDLPQPLRTDGF; encoded by the exons ATGCCCTGCGTGGGAGAGCTCTGGCACTCAACAGGCTGCCCGCTGCTGCCAGAGcttctttcattttcacttttctgcGCGCTTTTCTGTGCAGCTCCACCCGCGCTCCAGAAGCCCGGGTGTGTGGCCGTCCGTGGCGGAGGCTCCGGGTGTGTGTCCGTAGCAGCCTCTGGAAGgagccccagctgcccaggcGGGAGCGCAGAGCTCGGGAACTGCAGCGCAGGAAACTCGGGGCTGGCGGCTGGAAACTGCTCCG ATGTCCCGGGAGCCGCGGCGGCCGCGGCAGCGCTGTGCCCCGAGGATCCCGCAGGcccgcggcgggcgggcgcAGCGCGCCGTGTTcgtgctgctggggctctgtgccgGGGCTCTGCTCCTCGCCGGGCAGCCCCTCGTGCCCACCGCCCGCAGCCTCGCCTTCCACTTCGCCACCCTGCAGATCGGGGAGCTGCTCAAGGGCGCCTGCTACCTGGCCGAGGAGATCTTCCACCTCGACACCAG AAGCCCTCAGCAGTGGAGATGTCTGAGATGTTCGAGAGGTCCAAGCAGAACGTTGCTCATGGGCTTGCCTGGTCCTTTTATGTTGGGTACCTAAAAATAGTCCTGCCAC GGCTGAAAAAGTCCATGGAGGAATTTAGCAGAGCCAATCCCAACCTGCCCGCATGCAGAAAGACCTGGAAGCTCCACATCTTGGTTCCTCTGAGCTGTGATATCTATGATGACCTGGAGAAAGCTGACAGCAATATCCAGTACGTGACAGAGCTCACTGAAACCACCCTGGCCCGAGCTGGCATCAAAAAGAGGGTCTATAAACACAGCCTCTATGCAATCACAGATGAAGAAAACCAG ctctggcactgtGCTGTGGAATATGCCACTCCACTGCAGACCCTCTATGCCATGTCCCAAGATGAGTGTGCTGCCTTCAGCCGGGAGGAGCGCCTGGAGCAGGCCAAGCTTTTCTACAGGACCTTGGAGGAGATCCTGAAAGGCTCCAAGGAGTGTGCAGATACATACAGGCTCATTGCCTACGAGG AGCCAGAAGAAGCAGAGACCCACTTTTTGTCCAGAGAGATCGTATGGCACTTGCGGCAGGAGCATCACGAGGAGATCGCCATGCTCGAGGGGAGCCACCCGCCCAGCCCATCCACGGCCCTGGACTCGGCAGAGCTCAACCTGCAGATCAGTGTGTCAGacctgccacagcccctgcgCACTGATGGCTTCTGA
- the LOC132334197 gene encoding probable UDP-sugar transporter protein SLC35A4 — MGMFGNAAGSANRLLHRGLWAVMLLLSVAIYGSHAPLLTLCKVDGAIPFSSTSVVVLVELTKLALSLLFLLPGAREPLPAALSWRHAAPFALSALLYAANNNLVVHMQLFMDPSTFQVLSNLKIVSTALLYSLLLRRRLGARRWLALLLLLAAGITYSCGGLRGHGDPRGTRLHVTPVGLLLLSVYCLISGLSAVYTEAILKSQALPLSLQNIFLYFFGVLLNLMGSVWSGMEGGFLEGFSPWVLLVVLSQALNGLIMSVVMKHSSNITRLFVISCSILVNALLSVALFNLQLTLLFFVAVACIGLAVHLYYGVT; from the coding sequence ATGGGGATGTTTGGGAACGCTGCTGGCTCTGCCAACAGGCTGCTCCACagggggctgtgggcagtgatgctgctgctctctgtggccaTCTACGGCTCCCACGCCCCCCTCCTGACCCTCTGCAAGGTGGATGGGGCCATCCCCTTCAGTTCCACGTCCGTGGTGGTCCTGGTGGAGCTGACCAAGCTGGCGCTGtcactgctgttcctgctgccgGGGGCGCGGGAGCCGCTGCCGGCGGCGCTGTCCTGGCGTCACGCCGCGCCCTTCGCCCTCTCCGCCCTGCTCTACGCTGCCAACAACAACCTGGTGGTGCACATGCAGCTCTTCATGGaccccagcaccttccaggTGCTCAGTAACCTGAAGATCGTCAGCACGGCGCTGCTCTACAGCCTCCTGCTGCGCCGGCGCCTGGGCGCGCGCCgctggctggccctgctgctgctgctggccgcCGGCATCACCTACAGCtgcggggggctgcggggacacggggacccCCGAGGGACGCGCCTGCATGTCACCCccgtggggctgctgctgctctccgtGTACTGCCTCATCTCCGGCCTCTCTGCTGTCTACACCGAAGCCATCCTGAAAAGCCAGGCGCTGCCCCTCAGCCTCCAGAACATCTTCCTGTACTTCTTTGGTGTGCTCCTCAACCTGATGGGCTCTGTGTGGAGCGGCATGGAGGGCGGATTCTTGGAGGGCTTCTccccgtgggtgctgctggtcgtgctcagccaggctctgaaTGGCCTCATCATGTCCGTGGTGATGAAGCACAGCAGCAACATCACCAGGCTGTTCGTcatctcctgctccatcctggtCAATGCTCTCCTCTCTGTTGCCCTCTTCAACCTGCAGCTCACCCTCCTCTTCTTCGTGGCCGTGGCATGCATTGGCCTGGCTGTGCACCTGTACTACGGAGTCACGTAG
- the LOC132334462 gene encoding uncharacterized protein LOC132334462, translated as MHHPSAEDQVSAGNTASGQQPGTQTPPPSASLEPAELERGARHACRKWVEDMWAQSMAAHGRGDRRCQGGDNRALASAGQGLLEEPFQSKASQPQPRPGCGSVSGSLQGPCTGPALLPALAPGATRARSALLQAGSRCQPCPSPEVQWALARGQRQRLRAQHCRQLQRELGASTEHRGEWDTECWQREVTTLGLSLEAALREREAAEWDLEALLHNHHQEMQSCRQHLLQVLRDQQRLAEEQRAVLERRYRALLQEALRDAAELAEHNQRLRDTRRAGTADATSQTP; from the exons ATGCACCACCCCAGTGCTGAG GACCAGGTCTCTGCAGGGAATACAGCTTCAGGCCAGCAGCCTGGGACCCAGACACCCCCgcccagtgccagcctggagccagcagagctggagcgTGGGGCCAGGCACGCATGCCGCAAATGGGTGGAGGACATGTGGGCACAGAGCATGGCTGCACACG GACGGGGTGACAGAAGatgccagggaggggacaacCGAGCTCTGGccagtgcagggcaggggctgctggaggagccatTCCAGAGCAAAGCGTCACAGCCACAGCCACGGCCCGGGTGTGGCAGTGTGAGTGGGAGTCTGCAGGgtccctgcacagggccagctctgctgccagcactggctCCTGGTGCCACCCGAGCCcgctctgctctcctgcaggcagggagccgGTGCCAGCCGTGCCCATCCCCGGAGGTGCAGTGGGCCCTGGCCAGGGGACAGCGGCAGCGGCTGCGGGCTCAGCACTGCCGGCAGCTCCAGCGAGAGCTCGGGGCCAGCACCGAGCACAGAGGGGAg TGGGACACGGAGTGCTGGCAGCGGGAGGTGACCACGCTGGGCCTGAGCCTGGAGGCAGCGCTGCGGGAGCGGGAGGCGGCCGAGTGGGACCTGGAGGCCCTGCTGCACAATCACCACCAGGAgatgcagagctgcagacagcacctgctgcag GTGCTCCGGGACCAGCAGCGCCTGGCGGAGGAGCAGCGGGCGGTCCTGGAGCGCCGGTACCGGGCGCTGCTGCAGGAGGCGCTGCGGGACGCTGCGGAACTCGCCGAGCACAACCAGCGCCTGCGGGACACCCGACGGGCAGGCACGGCCGATGCCACCTCACAGACCCCCTGA
- the STING1 gene encoding stimulator of interferon genes protein isoform X2, translating into MSREPRRPRQRCAPRIPQARGGRAQRAVFVLLGLCAGALLLAGQPLVPTARSLAFHFATLQIGELLKGACYLAEEIFHLDTRHHGSFWRALSTCFPPHWHGPMLLVCGSAYVALFGDGQQLGLHLILASLCQLLLLALGLRKPSAVEMSEMFERSKQNVAHGLAWSFYVGYLKIVLPRLKKSMEEFSRANPNLPACRKTWKLHILVPLSCDIYDDLEKADSNIQYVTELTETTLARAGIKKRVYKHSLYAITDEENQLWHCAVEYATPLQTLYAMSQDECAAFSREERLEQAKLFYRTLEEILKGSKECADTYRLIAYEEPEEAETHFLSREIVWHLRQEHHEEIAMLEGSHPPSPSTALDSAELNLQISVSDLPQPLRTDGF; encoded by the exons ATGTCCCGGGAGCCGCGGCGGCCGCGGCAGCGCTGTGCCCCGAGGATCCCGCAGGcccgcggcgggcgggcgcAGCGCGCCGTGTTcgtgctgctggggctctgtgccgGGGCTCTGCTCCTCGCCGGGCAGCCCCTCGTGCCCACCGCCCGCAGCCTCGCCTTCCACTTCGCCACCCTGCAGATCGGGGAGCTGCTCAAGGGCGCCTGCTACCTGGCCGAGGAGATCTTCCACCTCGACACCAG GCACCATGGCAGCTTCTGGAGGGCCCTGAGCACCTGCTTCCCCCCACACTGGCATGGGCCCATGCTGCTCGTCTGTGGCTCAGCCTACGTGGCTCTCTTTGGTGATGGGCAGCAACTTGGCCTCCACCTCATCCTGGCCAGtctgtgccagctcctcctccttgcCCTGGGGCTCCGG AAGCCCTCAGCAGTGGAGATGTCTGAGATGTTCGAGAGGTCCAAGCAGAACGTTGCTCATGGGCTTGCCTGGTCCTTTTATGTTGGGTACCTAAAAATAGTCCTGCCAC GGCTGAAAAAGTCCATGGAGGAATTTAGCAGAGCCAATCCCAACCTGCCCGCATGCAGAAAGACCTGGAAGCTCCACATCTTGGTTCCTCTGAGCTGTGATATCTATGATGACCTGGAGAAAGCTGACAGCAATATCCAGTACGTGACAGAGCTCACTGAAACCACCCTGGCCCGAGCTGGCATCAAAAAGAGGGTCTATAAACACAGCCTCTATGCAATCACAGATGAAGAAAACCAG ctctggcactgtGCTGTGGAATATGCCACTCCACTGCAGACCCTCTATGCCATGTCCCAAGATGAGTGTGCTGCCTTCAGCCGGGAGGAGCGCCTGGAGCAGGCCAAGCTTTTCTACAGGACCTTGGAGGAGATCCTGAAAGGCTCCAAGGAGTGTGCAGATACATACAGGCTCATTGCCTACGAGG AGCCAGAAGAAGCAGAGACCCACTTTTTGTCCAGAGAGATCGTATGGCACTTGCGGCAGGAGCATCACGAGGAGATCGCCATGCTCGAGGGGAGCCACCCGCCCAGCCCATCCACGGCCCTGGACTCGGCAGAGCTCAACCTGCAGATCAGTGTGTCAGacctgccacagcccctgcgCACTGATGGCTTCTGA
- the SLC35A4 gene encoding probable UDP-sugar transporter protein SLC35A4, with translation MADDKDSLPKLKDLAFLKGQLESLQRRVEDEVQAGVGQDGSLLASPLLKGFLAGYLVAKLRFSAVLGFVAGTCTGIYAAQNYAVPNVEKTIRDYVNSLKKGRD, from the exons ATGGCGGACGATAAG GACTCTCTGCCTAAGCTGAAGGACCTCGCCTTCCTGAAAGGGCAGCTGGAGAGCCTGCAGCGCAGGGTGGAGGACGAGGTGCAGGCCGGCGTGGGGCAG GACGGATCGCTGCTGGCATCGCCGTTACTCAAAGGCTTCCTGGCGGGATACCTGGTAGCCAAGCTCCGCTTCTCCGCCGTCCTGGGCTTCGTGGCCGGCACCTGCACCGGGATTTACGCCGCCCAGAACTATGCCGTGCCCAACGTTGAGAAGACGATTCGGGACTATGTGAATTCACTGAAAAAAGGTCGGGACTAG
- the STING1 gene encoding stimulator of interferon genes protein isoform X3 gives MPCVGELWHSTGCPLLPELLSFSLFCALFCAAPPALQKPGCVAVRGGGSGCVSVAASGRSPSCPGGSAELGNCSAGNSGLAAGNCSDRGAAQGRLLPGRGDLPPRHQKPSAVEMSEMFERSKQNVAHGLAWSFYVGYLKIVLPRLKKSMEEFSRANPNLPACRKTWKLHILVPLSCDIYDDLEKADSNIQYVTELTETTLARAGIKKRVYKHSLYAITDEENQLWHCAVEYATPLQTLYAMSQDECAAFSREERLEQAKLFYRTLEEILKGSKECADTYRLIAYEEPEEAETHFLSREIVWHLRQEHHEEIAMLEGSHPPSPSTALDSAELNLQISVSDLPQPLRTDGF, from the exons ATGCCCTGCGTGGGAGAGCTCTGGCACTCAACAGGCTGCCCGCTGCTGCCAGAGcttctttcattttcacttttctgcGCGCTTTTCTGTGCAGCTCCACCCGCGCTCCAGAAGCCCGGGTGTGTGGCCGTCCGTGGCGGAGGCTCCGGGTGTGTGTCCGTAGCAGCCTCTGGAAGgagccccagctgcccaggcGGGAGCGCAGAGCTCGGGAACTGCAGCGCAGGAAACTCGGGGCTGGCGGCTGGAAACTGCTCCG ATCGGGGAGCTGCTCAAGGGCGCCTGCTACCTGGCCGAGGAGATCTTCCACCTCGACACCAG AAGCCCTCAGCAGTGGAGATGTCTGAGATGTTCGAGAGGTCCAAGCAGAACGTTGCTCATGGGCTTGCCTGGTCCTTTTATGTTGGGTACCTAAAAATAGTCCTGCCAC GGCTGAAAAAGTCCATGGAGGAATTTAGCAGAGCCAATCCCAACCTGCCCGCATGCAGAAAGACCTGGAAGCTCCACATCTTGGTTCCTCTGAGCTGTGATATCTATGATGACCTGGAGAAAGCTGACAGCAATATCCAGTACGTGACAGAGCTCACTGAAACCACCCTGGCCCGAGCTGGCATCAAAAAGAGGGTCTATAAACACAGCCTCTATGCAATCACAGATGAAGAAAACCAG ctctggcactgtGCTGTGGAATATGCCACTCCACTGCAGACCCTCTATGCCATGTCCCAAGATGAGTGTGCTGCCTTCAGCCGGGAGGAGCGCCTGGAGCAGGCCAAGCTTTTCTACAGGACCTTGGAGGAGATCCTGAAAGGCTCCAAGGAGTGTGCAGATACATACAGGCTCATTGCCTACGAGG AGCCAGAAGAAGCAGAGACCCACTTTTTGTCCAGAGAGATCGTATGGCACTTGCGGCAGGAGCATCACGAGGAGATCGCCATGCTCGAGGGGAGCCACCCGCCCAGCCCATCCACGGCCCTGGACTCGGCAGAGCTCAACCTGCAGATCAGTGTGTCAGacctgccacagcccctgcgCACTGATGGCTTCTGA
- the CD14 gene encoding monocyte differentiation antigen CD14 gives MARTVFRLFTMSVAVLLLLGLQMAAEGRRNRCFFNRTQESCVCYSLSEETASSIIQCLPATVVEFWGGDLEKYAALPIRDLDDSVIDTLGSLIIQKIIIGNVLVPEMLLARVLRFFSYTHVQELAFESCIFQGTGDWSDMEGQDLPILSLSFHNVTCAPLTGSEPAFSSLGRWLGTLEELAVTGSRVTSLPCAIGRLLRALHSLNLAHNSLGDENLAPAFCQGALPRLQQLSLHHNNLSSYHGVCEGLGLLPQLRHLDLSHNQLVADPSSSCQWPPSLQHFNLSNTGLDEVPAPLPPHLEVLDMSHNHLHAVDISLSSMKKLFLSQNLLQAVPSIRNYPMLDTLHLDNNSISELPRAEVKLLGRLQDVAVAGNPFSCSCSGAGGLQALAATGHLGQGWPGDYRCHSPAQYQGWQVAQVPVSVLHCDPAAVVAPLCVALALLGVAGAVWLARSRSCRRA, from the exons ATGGCACGGACAG TTTTTAGGTTGTTCACCATGAGTgtggctgtgctcctgctgctggggctgcagatgGCTGCAGAAGGCAGGAGGAACAGATGTTTCTTCAACCGCACCCAGGAGTCCTGTGTGTGCTACAGCCTGTCCGAGGAGACGGCCAGCAGCATCATCCAGTGCCTCCCAGCCACTGTggtggagttttggggtggagATCTGGAGAAATACGCAGCCTTGCCCATCAGGGACCTGGATGACTCTGTCATTGACACTCTGGGCTCCCTCATCATCCAGAAAATCATTATTGGAAATGTCCTGGTGCCTGAGATGCTCCTGGCCCGTGTGCTGAGGTTCTTCTCCTACACCCACGTGCAGGAGCTGGCCTTTGAGagctgcattttccagggcaCAGGTGACTGGAGTGACATGGAGGGGCAGGACTTGCCCATCCTGTCCCTGAGCTTCCACAACGTGACCTGTGCCCCTCTGACGGGCAGTGAGCCGGCCTTCTCCAGCCTGGGCAGGTGGCTGGGGaccctggaggagctggctgtCACCGGCTCCCGTGTCAccagcctgccctgtgccatcgggaggctgctcagagccctgcactCCCTGAACCTGGCACACAACAGCCTTGGGGATGAAAACCTGGCTCCTGCCTTCTGCCAGGGAGCTTTGCCTCGGCTCCAGCAGCTGAGTCTGCACCACAACAACCTGAGCTCCTACCACGGCGTGTGtgagggcctggggctgctgccacagctccgGCACCTGGATCTCAGCCACAACCAGCTCGTGGCAGAcccatcctcctcctgccagTGGCCACCATCCCTCCAGCACTTCAACCTGTCCAACACCGGCTTGGATGAAGTGCCAGCACCGCTGCCTCCCCACCTCGAGGTGCTGGACATGAGCCACAACCACCTCCACGCTGTGGACATCTCCCTCAGCTCCATGAAGAAGCTCTTCCTGAGCCAAAACCTGCTGCAGGCCGTGCCCTCTATCAGGAATTACCCCATGCTGGACACCCTCCACCTGGACAACAACTCCATttcagagctgcccagggctgaggTGAAGCTCCTGGGGCGGCTGCAGGACGTGGCTGTGGCTGGGAAccccttcagctgctcctgctccggggccggggggctgcAGGCGCTGGCGGCCACggggcacctggggcagggctggcccggGGACTACAGGTGCCACTCCCCGGCGCAGTaccagggctggcaggtggcacaggtgcccGTGTCCGTGCTGCACTGTGACCCTGCCGCCGTGGTGGCCCCGCTCTGCgtggccctggccctgctgggtgtgGCTGGGGCCGTGtggctggccaggagcaggTCCTGCCGCAGAGCCTGA